A region of the Methanobrevibacter ruminantium M1 genome:
ATCAAGGAATTTAGAATAATTGATTAGGAAACTAGGTCCGGTACTGCTTTTTACAGTCATTCTGGAATCGTCAATGATTTCAGTGATAGTTGCGATAACAAGAGGCGGTGATCTGAATCTTTCAACTTCACCTCTTAATGATTTTAACTCTCTTTCCAAACGTATTTTTTCATTTTCAGTTAGAATCTTGTCTTTTTCAAGTTTCCTAACCTTCCACATAAGATTGCGTTTGGTTTTTTGGTTTTCAGCTTTAAGTAAATCAAGTTCCTTTTGAAGCTCGTCAACTGTTTTAGGCTCTTCTATATTATCTATTTTAGTTGGGCGATTTAATTCAGGAACTTCATTTGGAGAATCATCCATATAACTCCTCCTTTTAATTAATTACATTATAAATTTGATTGTTAAGATTTTATCTTTTATATTTTACAACTAAATGAATAATTCATAAGAATTATTTATTTTTTATTTTACAACTTTAAAAAGAAATAGAAATTCTATTTCTTTATTTTGCAACTTTAAAAAGAAATAAGCTATTAAAAACTAATATTTCTTTATTTTACATATTTTAGAAAAAATTCTATAAATACATACTACAATTTAATTAAACTTTGTCTTTTAAATAGTTTACTAAATTTTAGTCCAAAATTAAAATTTAAATTAGACAATTTATTAAATAACACAGTTAATTAAAAATTTATAAAATTTTTAAAATAAATTCGTAGACAATAGAATAATTTATCAATTGTTATATATATAATTTTCTTAATTTTTGTAAGAAAAATAAATTAATTCTAATTTTTATCTAAATTAGTTTTAAAATTCTTTAAAAAAATAAATAAAAAATACAAACAATTATTTTATGCTTATATTATGAAAAAATTAAAGAAATTAAAAAATAAGAATAATAAAAGGATTTATTTCCTTTTAATTTTAACAATACTTCCTAAAGTATTAGGACCAGCAGAAGAACTCTTATAGGCTTCTAAATCCATATCATCATATTTTTCAATTAGCTTAATGTTTAAGGTCTTTTCAAGTTTACGTGCCAATTTTAAATCAGGTAAAATCTTCCCTGATTCGATTCTGTTGATTACAGAAGCCTTTTCATAGATTTTGGCAGCTAACTCTTCTCTTTTCCAACCTTTAGCTTCACGAGCTTGCCTAACAACAAGGTTAAAATCCTCTACAAGCTCATCCATAGGTTCTTCA
Encoded here:
- a CDS encoding multiprotein bridging factor aMBF1, which codes for MNCEICGKEIEGKPLRTKIDGSVLLVCNDCAKFGRVQRDTPLERKFVTRDKKGRKEANAKTRPKKTYTRNEEPMDELVEDFNLVVRQAREAKGWKREELAAKIYEKASVINRIESGKILPDLKLARKLEKTLNIKLIEKYDDMDLEAYKSSSAGPNTLGSIVKIKRK